The proteins below come from a single Saccharophagus degradans 2-40 genomic window:
- the glgX gene encoding glycogen debranching protein GlgX produces MSEGYSVSEGRSFPMGATVSAQGTNFAIFSEHAEKVELCLFDEMGQTETARIMLPGNTDHVWHGFVEGVHAGALYGYRVYGPYEPQRGHRFNPNKLLLDPYAKRIDGAFHWSSIMYGYDADNPRQDLVKDKRDNSRDMPKCVVVAPLSLSDKERISEARPQVPWHKTIIYETHVKGFTQLNLAIPSSARGTFAGLAHPENLAYIKELGVTAIELLPVHGFIDESFLTAQGLSNYWGYNSLHFFAPHSGYLNDGDPAEFRHFTQAAHEAGLEVILDVVYNHTSEGNHLGPTLSFRGIDNASYYCLQAQDSRFYVNDTGCGNTLNLKHPRVLQMVMDSLRYWVTEMGVDGFRFDLATVLGRESHGFDPGSGFFDAIKQDPVLASVKMIAEPWDIGPGGYQLGNYPTGWSEWNDRYRDTCRRFWRGDPGMLPEFARRIHGSSDLFEHSGRKPSSSVNFITSHDGFTLADLVSYKNRHNEANNEQNSDGHHSNFSENYGVEGETDDDAILYVRERQKRNFLATLFLSQGTPMLLAGDELSRSQKGNNNAYCQDNEINWLDWQALTKKEIALSKFVSHLIKVRSSSPLLTSQRYIHKPDEPDGKISWCVNWINSYGEPMKDAQWAEQHAHCLGWVLEKIPVAEDSDKKSERLLVLFNSGNDDVLFRLPEDENVIGWKCLVDTRFIDGQGVPSCYEPRGEVPLMHKSLCLLKALFDGQDERD; encoded by the coding sequence ATGAGTGAAGGTTATAGCGTTTCCGAAGGCCGTTCTTTTCCTATGGGCGCTACGGTAAGTGCGCAAGGCACCAATTTCGCAATATTTTCCGAGCACGCAGAAAAAGTAGAGCTGTGTTTATTCGATGAGATGGGGCAGACGGAAACTGCGCGCATTATGTTGCCGGGTAATACTGACCATGTGTGGCATGGGTTTGTTGAGGGGGTTCACGCTGGCGCATTATACGGTTACCGAGTGTACGGCCCCTACGAGCCGCAGCGCGGCCATAGGTTTAACCCCAATAAACTACTTTTAGACCCCTATGCCAAGCGAATTGACGGCGCTTTTCATTGGTCGAGCATAATGTACGGCTATGATGCAGATAATCCTCGGCAAGACTTGGTGAAAGATAAGCGCGATAACAGCAGGGATATGCCGAAATGTGTTGTTGTTGCGCCACTAAGCTTGAGTGATAAAGAACGAATTAGTGAAGCTCGACCTCAAGTGCCGTGGCACAAAACAATTATTTACGAAACGCACGTAAAAGGTTTTACCCAGTTGAATCTGGCTATCCCTTCAAGCGCAAGGGGCACGTTCGCAGGGTTAGCTCACCCAGAAAATCTAGCTTATATAAAAGAGTTAGGCGTAACGGCAATTGAATTACTTCCTGTACACGGTTTTATCGATGAGTCCTTTCTTACGGCCCAGGGTTTGTCTAACTATTGGGGCTATAATTCACTGCACTTTTTTGCCCCTCACTCTGGTTACTTGAATGATGGTGACCCAGCTGAATTTCGACATTTTACCCAAGCCGCACACGAAGCCGGGCTAGAGGTTATTTTAGATGTGGTTTATAACCACACTTCAGAAGGTAACCATTTGGGACCAACGCTTTCGTTTCGCGGTATAGATAACGCAAGCTACTATTGTTTACAGGCGCAGGATTCGCGTTTTTATGTGAACGATACCGGTTGCGGCAACACGTTAAACTTAAAGCACCCGCGCGTTTTACAAATGGTTATGGACAGCCTGCGGTATTGGGTAACGGAAATGGGAGTAGACGGCTTCCGTTTCGATTTGGCAACCGTACTTGGTAGAGAGTCGCACGGTTTTGATCCTGGTAGCGGCTTTTTCGATGCTATCAAGCAAGACCCAGTGTTAGCTTCTGTGAAAATGATTGCAGAACCTTGGGATATTGGCCCTGGCGGCTACCAGCTTGGTAATTACCCTACGGGTTGGTCTGAATGGAATGACCGCTACCGCGATACCTGTCGGCGTTTCTGGCGAGGTGACCCCGGTATGCTGCCAGAGTTTGCGCGACGCATTCACGGCTCCAGTGATTTGTTTGAGCACTCCGGTAGAAAGCCCTCTAGCAGTGTGAACTTTATAACTAGTCACGATGGTTTTACTTTGGCCGATTTAGTGAGCTATAAAAATCGCCACAATGAAGCCAATAACGAACAAAATAGCGACGGTCATCACTCGAATTTTAGCGAAAATTATGGCGTTGAAGGCGAAACAGATGATGATGCTATTTTGTATGTACGTGAACGACAAAAGCGCAATTTTCTCGCCACACTGTTTTTATCGCAAGGCACGCCCATGTTGTTGGCTGGCGATGAGCTGAGCCGTTCGCAAAAAGGCAACAACAATGCCTACTGCCAAGATAACGAAATAAACTGGTTGGATTGGCAAGCCTTAACCAAAAAGGAAATTGCCCTAAGCAAATTTGTATCGCATTTAATTAAAGTGCGAAGCAGCTCACCACTATTAACTTCGCAACGTTATATTCATAAGCCCGACGAGCCAGACGGAAAAATAAGCTGGTGTGTAAACTGGATAAACAGTTACGGCGAGCCCATGAAAGATGCTCAATGGGCGGAGCAGCACGCGCATTGTCTCGGCTGGGTGTTAGAAAAAATTCCTGTGGCGGAAGATTCAGATAAAAAATCAGAGCGCCTATTAGTTCTATTTAATTCAGGTAATGACGACGTGTTGTTTCGCTTGCCTGAAGATGAAAATGTAATTGGTTGGAAATGCTTGGTCGATACACGGTTTATTGATGGCCAAGGGGTTCCCTCATGTTACGAGCCAAGAGGAGAGGTGCCACTAATGCATAAATCTCTTTGCTTGCTTAAAGCGTTGTTCGATGGTCAGGATGAGCGTGACTAG
- a CDS encoding glycogen/starch/alpha-glucan phosphorylase codes for MNSKLPLPKLSNDEKQVSQDLHRHYNFTLGRFDSDADKGYLLEALAYTVRDRLMERWRLTVEKENLAKSKKVFYLSLEFLLGRSLSNAMLNLDMEESVKKSLMEFGADLEELEGEEKDAGLGNGGLGRLAACFMDSCASLQLPVMGYGIRYEYGMFHQSLREGRQVEQPDHWLRDGNPWEIERPDHVRHIKFYGHTEFYKNDNGKECARWVNTRDVLAVPFDMPIPGYQNDTVNTLRLWKAEATDEFNLQEFNEGDYADAVAEKNKAEQITMVLYPNDSSENGKELRLRQQYFLASASLQDVIADWVKENGEDFTNFAKQRCFQLNDTHPTLAVAELMRILMDDYWLEWDEAWAITTQTMAYTNHTLLPEALEKWSVRLVGELLPRLLDIIYEINARFMAEVAHRWPGDTARQRRMSIIEDGHESYVRMAYLAIVGSFSVNGVAALHSQLLVDGLFNDFYQLWPHKFNNKTNGVTPRRWLAHCNKDLATLISGSIGDKWVTDLSDIVKLEKFAEDKLFRDKWHAVKQANKVKLASLVKQKCDVDFNPEWLFDVQVKRIHEYKRQLLNILHVIHLYDKITRGDGDDVDPRCVLIGGKAAPGYVLAKLIIKLTNNVAKVVNADERVAKKLKLAFIPNYRVSSMEIICPATDLSEQISTAGKEASGTGNMKFMMNGALTIGTYDGANIEIMDAVGPEHFFLFGLRVEDIPQYRLHHSPCSIIEQDEDLARVIKLIECGHFSMFEPNIFDPILHSIRNANDPWMVAADFRSYIDAQAAAARAYQDRDSWVTSSIMNTARSGRFSSDRTISEYAKEIWKVK; via the coding sequence ATGAACTCCAAATTGCCACTTCCCAAATTAAGTAATGATGAAAAACAAGTTAGTCAAGATCTGCATCGCCATTACAATTTCACCCTAGGTCGTTTCGATAGCGACGCCGATAAGGGCTATTTATTAGAAGCGCTTGCCTACACGGTTAGAGATCGTCTAATGGAGCGCTGGCGATTGACGGTAGAAAAAGAAAACTTAGCTAAATCTAAAAAAGTATTTTATTTGTCGTTGGAGTTTTTATTGGGGCGCAGCTTATCCAATGCCATGCTTAACTTAGATATGGAAGAGTCGGTCAAAAAATCCCTAATGGAGTTCGGTGCAGATTTAGAGGAGTTAGAAGGCGAAGAAAAAGACGCGGGCTTAGGTAATGGTGGCTTGGGCCGCTTAGCAGCCTGTTTTATGGATAGCTGCGCGAGTTTGCAACTGCCCGTAATGGGCTACGGTATTCGTTACGAATACGGCATGTTTCACCAAAGTTTGCGCGAAGGGCGACAAGTTGAACAGCCAGATCATTGGTTGCGAGATGGCAACCCGTGGGAAATAGAACGCCCGGACCATGTGCGACATATCAAGTTTTATGGCCACACAGAGTTTTACAAAAACGATAATGGCAAAGAATGTGCGCGCTGGGTAAATACACGGGATGTACTCGCTGTACCTTTTGATATGCCTATCCCTGGTTACCAAAATGACACGGTAAACACTTTGCGACTTTGGAAGGCCGAAGCGACCGATGAGTTTAACTTGCAAGAGTTTAACGAAGGGGATTACGCCGATGCGGTTGCAGAAAAAAATAAGGCCGAGCAAATTACCATGGTGCTCTACCCGAATGATTCAAGCGAAAACGGCAAAGAGCTGCGCTTGCGTCAACAGTACTTTTTAGCCTCTGCGAGCTTGCAGGATGTTATCGCCGACTGGGTGAAGGAAAACGGCGAAGATTTTACCAATTTTGCAAAGCAACGCTGTTTCCAATTAAATGATACACACCCAACACTCGCCGTTGCAGAGCTAATGCGCATCCTTATGGATGACTATTGGTTAGAGTGGGATGAAGCGTGGGCGATAACAACGCAAACCATGGCGTACACCAATCACACTTTATTACCTGAAGCACTAGAGAAATGGTCGGTAAGACTTGTAGGTGAGCTATTGCCTCGCTTGCTAGATATTATTTACGAAATTAACGCTCGCTTTATGGCCGAGGTTGCTCATCGCTGGCCTGGCGATACCGCGCGTCAACGTCGCATGTCTATTATTGAAGACGGCCACGAAAGCTATGTAAGAATGGCTTACTTAGCCATTGTAGGTAGCTTCTCTGTAAACGGCGTAGCTGCGCTTCACTCGCAATTATTGGTTGACGGTTTATTTAATGACTTTTATCAACTGTGGCCGCACAAATTTAATAACAAAACTAATGGTGTTACGCCTAGAAGGTGGTTGGCGCACTGTAATAAAGATTTGGCTACGCTTATATCGGGTTCAATTGGTGATAAGTGGGTAACCGACCTTTCCGATATTGTAAAGCTTGAGAAATTTGCCGAAGATAAATTGTTTCGCGATAAGTGGCACGCAGTAAAACAAGCCAATAAAGTTAAATTGGCTTCTTTAGTGAAACAAAAATGTGATGTAGATTTTAACCCTGAATGGTTGTTTGATGTGCAGGTGAAACGCATTCACGAGTACAAGCGTCAATTATTAAATATTCTTCACGTTATTCATTTGTACGATAAAATTACTCGCGGTGATGGCGATGATGTTGACCCGCGTTGTGTGTTAATAGGCGGTAAGGCAGCCCCAGGTTATGTGTTGGCCAAGCTAATTATTAAACTTACTAATAATGTGGCAAAAGTTGTAAATGCAGACGAACGCGTAGCTAAAAAATTAAAGCTGGCATTTATTCCAAACTATCGCGTAAGCTCTATGGAAATAATTTGTCCTGCCACAGATCTTTCCGAGCAAATATCCACTGCCGGTAAAGAAGCCTCCGGTACGGGCAATATGAAATTTATGATGAATGGCGCGCTAACTATCGGTACTTACGATGGCGCCAACATTGAAATAATGGATGCAGTAGGGCCGGAGCATTTCTTTTTGTTTGGCTTGCGAGTGGAAGATATTCCTCAATACCGGTTACATCACTCACCTTGTTCGATAATAGAGCAAGATGAAGATTTAGCGCGGGTAATTAAATTGATTGAGTGCGGACATTTTAGTATGTTTGAACCCAATATATTCGACCCTATTCTACATAGTATTCGTAACGCAAATGACCCTTGGATGGTTGCGGCCGACTTTAGAAGCTATATAGATGCCCAAGCTGCAGCTGCACGCGCATACCAAGATCGTGATAGTTGGGTTACATCCAGTATTATGAACACCGCAAGAAGCGGGCGCTTTTCCAGTGACAGAACCATTAGTGAGTACGCCAAAGAAATTTGGAAGGTAAAGTAA
- the glgC gene encoding glucose-1-phosphate adenylyltransferase: protein MLDPNSRYVSRLTRDTVALVLAGGRGSRLHELTDWRAKPALHFGGKFRIIDFPLSNCVNSGIRRIGILTQYKAHSLIRHVIRGWSSFKKEFGEYVEILPASQRYSPNWYQGTADAIYQNLDILQAEAPKYILVLSGDHVYQMDYGAIIAHHVETGADLTVSCIEVPIEEAAGSFGVMTVDDDNRIIRFDEKPQRPTELANKPGYTLASMGNYVFNTEFLFDQLRKDAADPDSEHDFGKNIIPNIIAEKLVSAYRFRDHDTNETAYWRDVGTLDSFWEANMELVSPNPSLNLYNHDWPIWTYQTQLPPAKFVFDDDSRRGYAVDSMVSGGCIVSGGKVKSSLLFSDVHIHSYAEIEESVLLPEVEVHRSAKIKKAIIDSACVIPEGMIIGHDHEHDKARGFRVTKKGVTLVTREMLGQQPAGTSAK from the coding sequence ATGCTTGACCCGAATTCACGCTATGTTAGTCGTTTAACCCGCGATACAGTAGCATTAGTGTTAGCGGGTGGCCGCGGGAGCCGCCTACACGAACTAACAGATTGGAGGGCAAAGCCAGCACTGCATTTTGGCGGAAAGTTTAGAATTATTGATTTTCCACTATCCAATTGCGTCAATTCGGGCATCCGTCGTATAGGTATCCTAACTCAATATAAAGCGCACTCGCTTATTCGCCATGTAATTCGCGGTTGGAGCTCGTTTAAAAAAGAGTTTGGTGAATATGTAGAAATATTACCTGCCTCGCAGCGTTATTCTCCTAACTGGTATCAGGGCACAGCCGATGCGATTTATCAAAACTTAGATATTCTACAAGCCGAAGCGCCAAAATATATTTTGGTGCTGTCTGGCGATCACGTATATCAAATGGACTACGGTGCAATTATTGCGCACCATGTTGAAACAGGCGCAGATTTAACTGTGTCTTGTATCGAAGTACCCATTGAAGAAGCGGCCGGCTCGTTTGGTGTAATGACCGTAGACGATGACAACCGCATTATTCGTTTTGATGAAAAGCCTCAGCGCCCAACCGAGTTGGCAAATAAACCCGGTTACACCTTGGCTTCTATGGGTAACTATGTGTTTAACACCGAGTTCCTATTTGACCAATTGCGTAAAGATGCCGCCGACCCAGATTCTGAACACGACTTTGGCAAAAATATTATTCCAAACATTATTGCCGAAAAATTAGTTTCTGCTTACCGTTTTCGCGATCACGATACCAACGAAACGGCCTACTGGCGCGATGTAGGTACCTTGGATTCCTTCTGGGAAGCCAATATGGAATTGGTTTCGCCTAACCCTTCGCTAAACCTCTACAATCACGACTGGCCAATTTGGACTTATCAAACTCAGTTGCCGCCAGCAAAATTTGTATTCGATGACGATTCGAGAAGAGGCTACGCCGTCGACTCTATGGTGTCGGGTGGCTGTATTGTTTCTGGGGGCAAAGTTAAGAGTTCACTTTTATTTTCTGATGTGCATATTCATTCCTATGCAGAAATAGAAGAATCTGTTTTGTTACCCGAAGTAGAAGTACATCGCAGTGCTAAAATTAAAAAAGCCATTATTGATAGTGCGTGTGTGATTCCCGAGGGCATGATTATTGGGCACGATCACGAGCACGATAAGGCGCGCGGCTTTCGTGTAACGAAAAAAGGCGTTACGTTGGTAACACGAGAAATGCTTGGTCAGCAACCTGCGGGTACGTCAGCGAAATAA